One window of the Deinococcus depolymerans genome contains the following:
- the purF gene encoding amidophosphoribosyltransferase translates to MIFDPILDKPQDECGVFGMYSPEPADLAWFTYLGLFALQHRGQEAAGMCVSDGEKFHVEKDLGLVTQVFDERRLDSVRLANARVSIGHVRYSTTGSNLRFNAQPLTTRTNKGILGLAHNGNFVNAREVRNAMLMEGALFATTNDSEVMLNLIARESHMDLVEATAAAMKQLKGGFACVLMSRTQLLGFRDPNGVRPLVIGQRDDGAYVIASEPCALFTVGAKLLRDVQPGELVWVDRTGLHSLMVEPRKPTPCAFEWIYFARSDSRLDGVDAHESRIRMGHQLAKEHPVDADIVVPVPDSGIGAAIGYARESGIPFDYGLYKNPYAGRTFIAPTQEARELKVKMKLSPTSAVAGKRVILVDDSIVRGTTSRQIVNLLREAGATEVHFRVSSPPIKHPCFYGIDTAARKELVASTHSIEEIRELIGADTLSFISEQGIREAVSGPGLCLACFNGEYPAGTPLLNDVDKLALEV, encoded by the coding sequence ATGATCTTTGATCCGATTCTTGATAAGCCGCAGGATGAGTGCGGTGTGTTTGGCATGTACTCGCCGGAACCGGCGGACCTGGCGTGGTTCACGTACCTGGGCCTGTTCGCCTTGCAGCACCGTGGGCAGGAGGCGGCGGGCATGTGCGTGTCCGACGGCGAGAAGTTCCACGTGGAGAAGGACCTGGGGCTGGTGACGCAGGTGTTCGACGAGCGGCGCCTGGACAGCGTGCGCCTCGCGAACGCCCGCGTGAGCATCGGGCACGTTCGCTACAGCACGACGGGCAGCAACCTGCGCTTCAACGCGCAGCCCCTGACGACCCGCACGAACAAGGGCATCCTGGGACTGGCGCACAACGGGAATTTCGTGAACGCCCGCGAGGTCCGCAACGCCATGCTGATGGAAGGCGCGCTGTTCGCCACCACGAACGACAGCGAGGTCATGCTGAACCTGATCGCCCGCGAGAGCCACATGGACCTCGTGGAAGCCACGGCCGCCGCCATGAAGCAACTCAAGGGGGGCTTCGCGTGCGTGCTGATGAGCCGCACGCAACTGCTGGGCTTCCGCGACCCGAACGGCGTGCGCCCCCTGGTCATCGGGCAGCGGGACGACGGCGCGTACGTGATCGCCTCTGAGCCGTGCGCGCTGTTCACGGTCGGCGCGAAACTGCTGCGGGACGTGCAGCCCGGCGAACTCGTCTGGGTGGACCGCACGGGCCTGCACTCCCTGATGGTCGAACCCCGCAAGCCCACGCCCTGCGCGTTCGAGTGGATCTACTTCGCGCGCAGCGACAGCCGCCTGGACGGCGTGGACGCCCACGAGAGCCGCATCCGCATGGGCCACCAGCTCGCCAAGGAGCACCCGGTGGACGCCGACATCGTCGTGCCCGTCCCGGACAGCGGCATCGGCGCCGCCATCGGGTACGCCCGCGAGAGCGGCATTCCGTTCGATTACGGCCTGTACAAGAACCCCTACGCGGGCCGCACGTTCATCGCGCCCACGCAGGAAGCGCGTGAGTTGAAGGTCAAGATGAAACTCTCGCCCACCAGCGCCGTCGCCGGGAAACGGGTGATTCTGGTGGACGACAGCATCGTGCGCGGCACCACCAGCCGCCAGATCGTGAACCTGCTGCGCGAGGCAGGCGCGACCGAGGTTCACTTCCGGGTGTCCAGTCCGCCCATCAAGCACCCGTGCTTCTACGGCATCGACACCGCCGCGCGCAAGGAACTGGTGGCGAGTACGCACAGCATTGAGGAGATCCGCGAGTTGATCGGGGCGGACACGTTGAGTTTCATCAGTGAGCAGGGCATCCGCGAAGCCGTCAGCGGCCCCGGCCTGTGCCTCGCCTGCTTCAACGGGGAGTACCCCGCCGGGACGCCACTGCTGAACGACGTGGACAAGTTGGCGCTGGAAGTTTAG
- a CDS encoding endonuclease domain-containing protein yields MTVRAVKRGTVRARQLRRDQTPEERVVWRELRAGQLGLKFRRQWPVGGYVVDFVCFEARLIVELDGGQHAEESARAYDAARTAVLEAGGFTVLRFWNNEVRQNLPGVLDSIDRHCRQQGLLPSPPVGEGSGVRGRPD; encoded by the coding sequence ATGACGGTGCGTGCGGTAAAGCGCGGGACGGTGCGGGCGCGGCAGTTGCGGCGCGATCAGACGCCCGAGGAGCGGGTGGTGTGGCGTGAACTGCGGGCGGGGCAGCTGGGCCTGAAGTTCAGGCGGCAGTGGCCGGTGGGTGGGTACGTGGTGGACTTCGTGTGTTTCGAGGCTCGCCTGATCGTGGAACTCGATGGTGGGCAGCACGCCGAGGAGTCCGCCCGTGCGTACGACGCGGCCCGCACGGCGGTGCTGGAGGCGGGTGGGTTCACGGTGCTGCGCTTCTGGAACAACGAGGTCAGGCAGAACCTGCCGGGCGTCCTGGACAGCATCGATCGTCACTGCCGCCAGCAGGGTCTGCTCCCCTCTCCCCCGGTGGGAGAGGGGTCGGGGGTGAGGGGGCGTCCAGACTGA
- the purL gene encoding phosphoribosylformylglycinamidine synthase subunit PurL: MTQAATLRDRAGTFGLSTEEFDLLVTRIGREPNALEAAIVGAMWSEHCGYKNSRPLFRHFPTTGPQVLQGPGENAGVVDIGDGWGVAFKMESHNHPSAVEPVQGAATGVGGILRDIFAMGARPFAVLDSLRFGNPDSPRTRFLLNGVVEGIAHYGNAIGVPTVGGEVTFHPSYQENPLVNVMALGLLRHEDLAKGTMGEVGNTIVYVGSKTGRDGLGGAVFASADLSNASQADRPAVQVGDPFMEKLLLEATLEAIQAGVVAGVQDMGAAGLVSSTCEMAYRAGLGITMDLDLVPTREDGMVPMELCLSESQERMILVPVPGKEQDLLDLLAKWELDVVTIGQVEAHTNYRLTWRGEVVCDLPVDLLNEAPKYTREGIESDEIKAKRERDLSGVPVPGDLGAVLTDLLSHPTIASKRPIYQRFDHQVMTNTVVVPGAADAAVMRVKGSPMGVAATSDCNPRFVYLDPYTGAAAAVAEAARNLACVGATPLAITDNLNFGNPHRPEVYYQLERAVHGIADACRALNTPVTGGNVSLYNQYTEGDERVAIHPTPTIGMVGVLPDVTKRATMNLKGEGHTLYLIGEHADTIGASQYLETVHGLEAGHVPTLDLTREQAVIDAALHLIRAGLTDTAHDCAEGGLAVALAEMAIAGSTGLTVTLNAPAETRADALLYGEAHARILIATPDDAGTEAALTAQGVPYTRLGTTGGDTVTIALPEHHIHLSVTLGALTHAHTTPLAEILG, encoded by the coding sequence ATGACGCAAGCCGCCACCCTCCGCGACCGTGCGGGCACGTTTGGCCTGTCCACCGAAGAATTCGACCTGCTCGTCACGCGTATCGGCCGGGAGCCGAATGCGCTGGAGGCCGCCATCGTGGGGGCCATGTGGAGCGAGCACTGCGGGTACAAGAACAGCCGCCCGCTGTTCCGTCACTTCCCCACGACCGGGCCGCAGGTGCTGCAGGGTCCCGGTGAGAACGCGGGCGTGGTGGATATCGGGGACGGGTGGGGCGTGGCGTTCAAGATGGAGAGCCACAACCACCCCAGTGCGGTGGAGCCGGTGCAGGGCGCGGCGACGGGCGTGGGCGGCATCCTGCGCGACATCTTCGCCATGGGGGCGCGGCCGTTCGCGGTGCTGGACTCCCTGCGCTTCGGGAACCCGGACAGCCCCAGGACGCGCTTCCTGCTGAACGGCGTGGTGGAGGGCATCGCGCACTACGGCAACGCGATCGGCGTGCCGACGGTGGGCGGAGAGGTGACCTTCCACCCCAGCTACCAGGAGAACCCGCTCGTGAACGTGATGGCGCTGGGCCTGCTGCGCCACGAGGATCTGGCCAAGGGGACGATGGGTGAGGTCGGGAACACCATCGTGTACGTCGGGTCCAAGACCGGGCGGGACGGGCTGGGCGGCGCGGTGTTCGCGTCCGCCGACCTGAGCAACGCGTCTCAGGCGGACCGCCCGGCGGTGCAGGTGGGCGACCCGTTCATGGAGAAACTGCTGCTGGAGGCGACGCTGGAGGCCATCCAGGCGGGCGTCGTGGCGGGCGTGCAGGACATGGGCGCGGCCGGACTGGTGAGCAGCACCTGCGAGATGGCGTACCGCGCCGGGCTGGGCATCACCATGGACCTCGATCTGGTCCCCACCCGCGAGGACGGCATGGTCCCCATGGAACTGTGCCTGAGCGAGTCGCAGGAGCGCATGATCCTGGTGCCGGTCCCCGGCAAGGAACAGGACCTGCTGGACCTGCTCGCCAAGTGGGAACTGGACGTCGTGACCATCGGGCAGGTCGAGGCGCACACGAACTACCGCCTGACGTGGCGCGGCGAGGTCGTCTGTGACCTCCCGGTGGACCTGCTGAACGAGGCACCCAAGTACACCCGCGAGGGCATCGAATCCGACGAGATTAAAGCCAAGCGCGAGCGTGACCTGAGCGGCGTGCCCGTCCCCGGCGACCTGGGCGCGGTCCTCACTGACCTGCTGAGTCACCCCACCATTGCCAGCAAGCGCCCCATCTACCAGCGCTTCGACCATCAGGTCATGACGAACACCGTCGTCGTGCCCGGCGCCGCCGACGCCGCCGTCATGCGCGTCAAGGGCAGCCCCATGGGCGTCGCCGCGACCAGCGACTGCAACCCGCGCTTCGTGTACCTCGACCCGTACACCGGGGCCGCCGCCGCCGTCGCCGAGGCCGCCCGCAACCTCGCCTGCGTGGGCGCGACCCCGCTGGCGATCACGGACAACCTCAACTTCGGGAACCCCCACCGGCCCGAGGTGTACTACCAGCTGGAACGCGCCGTGCACGGCATCGCCGACGCCTGCCGCGCCCTGAACACCCCCGTCACCGGCGGAAACGTCAGCCTGTACAACCAGTACACCGAGGGCGACGAACGCGTCGCCATCCACCCCACCCCCACCATCGGCATGGTCGGCGTGCTGCCCGACGTCACCAAGCGCGCCACCATGAACCTCAAGGGCGAGGGCCACACCCTCTACCTGATCGGCGAGCACGCCGACACCATCGGCGCCAGCCAGTACCTCGAAACCGTCCACGGCCTCGAGGCCGGGCACGTCCCCACCCTCGACCTGACCCGCGAACAGGCCGTCATCGACGCTGCGCTGCACCTGATCCGCGCGGGCCTGACCGACACCGCGCACGACTGCGCCGAAGGCGGCCTCGCCGTCGCCCTCGCCGAGATGGCCATCGCCGGGAGCACCGGCCTGACCGTCACCCTGAACGCCCCCGCAGAAACCCGCGCCGACGCCCTGCTGTACGGCGAGGCGCACGCCCGCATCCTCATCGCCACCCCCGACGACGCAGGCACCGAAGCGGCCCTCACCGCCCAGGGCGTCCCGTACACCCGCCTCGGCACCACCGGCGGCGACACCGTCACCATTGCCCTCCCAGAGCACCACATACACTTGAGCGTGACCCTAGGCGCCCTCACCCACGCCCACACCACCCCCCTCGCGGAGATCCTGGGATGA
- a CDS encoding DinB family protein translates to MTPPSPGAVTAYLAEQFRSELELFRAALEQAPGDAFHTPRMGHSPAWHALHIAEWLRLMVLDDRTPNYHHLGWEDNARVQALGTQPAPVGETDPRERILAALEQTGAQVVAWLEQADDSALDGEVFSAATPGGTRPRRLALGLQLRHIGYHRGQLNLLLKPQA, encoded by the coding sequence GTGACCCCCCCGTCGCCGGGCGCCGTGACGGCCTACCTGGCCGAGCAGTTCCGCAGCGAACTGGAGCTGTTCCGCGCCGCGCTGGAGCAGGCGCCGGGCGACGCCTTCCACACGCCCCGGATGGGCCACAGCCCCGCTTGGCACGCCCTGCACATCGCCGAGTGGCTGCGCCTGATGGTCCTGGACGACCGCACGCCGAACTACCACCACCTCGGGTGGGAGGACAACGCCCGCGTGCAGGCGCTGGGCACCCAGCCCGCGCCCGTCGGCGAGACCGACCCGCGCGAGCGGATCCTGGCCGCGCTGGAACAGACCGGCGCGCAGGTCGTCGCGTGGCTGGAACAGGCGGACGACTCCGCACTGGACGGCGAGGTCTTCAGCGCCGCCACGCCGGGCGGCACCCGCCCCCGCCGCCTCGCCCTCGGACTGCAGCTGCGCCATATCGGCTACCACCGCGGGCAGCTGAACCTGCTGCTGAAACCGCAGGCGTGA
- the purQ gene encoding phosphoribosylformylglycinamidine synthase subunit PurQ produces MKTAVIQFPGSNCDGDALHAAQLLLDQDAQFVWHTEAGLPQGTELVFLPGGFSYGDHLRSGAIAARSPIMQAVKAHAERGGFVLGVCNGFQVLTESGLLPGALSRNRDLHFLCRPVHLRVENTGTAFTGAYTKGQVIEVPIAHGEGNYYADPETVARLEGEGQVVFRYTDNPNGSLNDIAGIVSERGNVLGMMPHPERAVEALLGSEDGRGLFDSLKGALVSR; encoded by the coding sequence GTGAAGACGGCCGTCATCCAGTTTCCCGGCAGCAACTGCGACGGCGACGCGCTGCACGCCGCGCAGCTGCTCCTCGATCAGGACGCGCAGTTCGTGTGGCACACCGAGGCCGGACTCCCGCAGGGAACGGAACTGGTGTTCCTGCCCGGCGGGTTCAGTTACGGCGATCACCTGCGCAGCGGCGCGATTGCCGCGCGCAGCCCGATCATGCAGGCCGTCAAGGCGCACGCCGAACGCGGCGGGTTCGTGCTGGGCGTCTGCAACGGCTTCCAGGTGCTGACCGAGTCGGGCCTGCTGCCCGGCGCGCTCTCGCGCAACCGGGACCTGCACTTCCTGTGCCGCCCGGTGCACCTGCGGGTGGAGAACACCGGCACGGCGTTCACCGGCGCGTACACGAAGGGGCAGGTCATCGAGGTGCCCATCGCGCACGGCGAGGGCAACTACTACGCCGACCCCGAGACGGTCGCGCGGCTGGAGGGCGAGGGGCAGGTCGTGTTCCGCTACACCGACAACCCGAACGGCAGCCTGAACGACATCGCCGGGATCGTCAGCGAACGCGGGAACGTGCTCGGCATGATGCCCCACCCCGAACGGGCCGTGGAGGCCCTGCTGGGCAGCGAGGACGGGCGGGGCCTGTTCGACAGCCTGAAGGGCGCACTGGTGTCCCGGTGA
- the purS gene encoding phosphoribosylformylglycinamidine synthase subunit PurS, which yields MSTFKAKVFVTLKPSILDPQGRTVERALSHLDHGNVGGVRVGKYIELTLSGSRAEVEAQLKDITENVLSNPVMEDARWELSEELVGA from the coding sequence ATGTCCACGTTTAAAGCGAAAGTGTTCGTGACCCTGAAGCCCAGCATTCTCGACCCGCAGGGGCGCACCGTGGAGCGGGCGCTGTCTCACCTGGATCACGGGAACGTGGGTGGGGTGCGCGTCGGGAAGTACATCGAACTGACCCTCTCGGGCAGCCGCGCGGAGGTGGAGGCGCAGCTGAAGGACATCACCGAGAACGTCCTCTCGAACCCCGTGATGGAGGACGCCCGCTGGGAGCTGAGCGAGGAGCTGGTCGGGGCGTGA
- the purC gene encoding phosphoribosylaminoimidazolesuccinocarboxamide synthase, whose product MTASRGELKYEGKAKRVYATANPHEYVVEYKDDATAFNGVKKAQIMGKGAINNAITAHLFPQLEAAGVPTHFIELLSPTEQRVRAVTIIPVEVIVRNVAAGSFSKRLGVEEGTTLSRPVVEYCYKSDALGDPLINTDTAVALGWATPEQLSRIRELALNVQAFLVPYFAARGVRLIDFKLEFGTLADGTVVLADEISPDTCRFWDATTNEKMDKDRFRRDLGGVEDAYAEMLRRVTAPGANG is encoded by the coding sequence ATGACCGCAAGCCGAGGCGAACTGAAGTACGAAGGTAAGGCCAAGCGTGTGTACGCCACCGCGAACCCGCACGAGTACGTCGTGGAGTACAAGGACGACGCCACGGCCTTCAACGGCGTGAAGAAAGCCCAGATCATGGGGAAGGGCGCGATCAACAACGCGATCACCGCGCACCTGTTCCCGCAGCTGGAGGCGGCGGGGGTGCCCACGCACTTCATCGAGCTGCTCTCGCCGACCGAGCAGCGCGTGCGGGCCGTGACGATCATCCCGGTGGAGGTCATCGTGCGCAACGTCGCCGCCGGGTCGTTCAGCAAACGTCTGGGCGTCGAGGAAGGCACCACCCTGTCCCGCCCGGTCGTGGAGTACTGCTACAAGAGCGACGCGCTGGGCGACCCCCTGATCAACACGGACACCGCCGTCGCGCTCGGCTGGGCCACCCCCGAGCAGCTGAGCCGCATCCGTGAACTGGCGCTGAACGTGCAGGCGTTCCTCGTGCCGTACTTCGCGGCGCGCGGCGTGCGCCTCATCGACTTCAAACTGGAATTCGGCACGCTCGCGGACGGCACGGTCGTCCTGGCCGACGAGATCAGCCCCGACACCTGCCGCTTCTGGGACGCCACCACCAACGAGAAGATGGACAAGGACCGCTTCCGCCGCGACCTCGGCGGCGTGGAAGACGCCTACGCCGAGATGCTCCGGCGCGTGACCGCACCGGGCGCGAATGGCTGA
- a CDS encoding DR2241 family protein, which produces MFRDNSGRGRTLQSGRMRSLVLIGHGSHLNGESAVAVYRYAELIRERHLFDEVIEGYWKEEPSLRQVLKTTASTDVTVIPMFISEGYFTETVIPREMGLGHQGPVPPEGVARVIGGRTVRYTLPYGVHPSMTDVILARAREVLPDASPEDTALIVLGHGTTRNENSNKVVYQNAERIREAGLFAEVQALFLDEDPKVGTWPDTVRSPRVVVVPFFASEGWHTLETIPEDMGLTGTVTDFPENPHGHQRVYYARPVGTHAAVADVILHLAEEARGAGGPGGDTERGHEAAWQAFLKGARAGLRVGEVLVTPELGVFELRNALDEGRPGAELTTLVTPEGVRDQVRFTDGGEHRPVHTLRNLPRGWRAVLSEADLRRAMHYVYPAVIEETYAHDCHALRPTPWATTARRQTGIYAKVQKATPAQVEHVAQDVCSGCLRTRLWAGHKLTQSFLNGVPGGIPCAEACTFVVAEVREEVSGKRGGGHSHSH; this is translated from the coding sequence ATGTTCCGGGACAATTCCGGGCGGGGACGGACGCTACAGTCGGGGCGTATGCGTTCCCTGGTGCTTATTGGTCATGGGTCTCACCTGAACGGTGAGTCGGCGGTCGCGGTGTACCGGTACGCGGAACTGATCCGCGAGCGTCACCTGTTCGACGAGGTGATCGAGGGGTACTGGAAGGAGGAACCGTCGCTGCGGCAGGTGCTGAAGACGACCGCCAGCACGGACGTGACGGTCATTCCGATGTTCATCAGCGAGGGGTACTTCACGGAGACCGTGATTCCGCGCGAGATGGGCCTGGGCCACCAGGGGCCGGTGCCGCCCGAGGGCGTGGCCCGCGTGATCGGCGGCCGGACCGTGCGCTACACCCTGCCGTACGGCGTACACCCCAGCATGACCGACGTGATCCTGGCCCGCGCGCGCGAGGTCCTGCCGGACGCCAGCCCGGAGGACACGGCGCTGATCGTGCTGGGGCACGGCACGACCCGCAACGAGAACAGCAACAAGGTCGTGTACCAGAACGCCGAGCGCATCCGCGAGGCGGGGCTGTTCGCCGAGGTGCAGGCCCTGTTCCTGGATGAGGACCCCAAGGTGGGCACCTGGCCGGACACGGTGCGCTCGCCGCGCGTGGTGGTCGTGCCGTTCTTCGCCAGCGAGGGCTGGCACACCCTGGAGACCATCCCGGAGGACATGGGCCTGACCGGGACCGTCACGGACTTCCCGGAGAACCCGCACGGGCACCAGCGGGTGTACTACGCCAGACCGGTCGGGACGCACGCGGCCGTCGCGGACGTGATCCTGCACCTCGCCGAGGAGGCGCGCGGGGCGGGCGGGCCGGGCGGGGACACCGAGCGCGGGCACGAGGCGGCGTGGCAGGCGTTCCTGAAGGGTGCGCGCGCGGGCCTGCGGGTCGGGGAGGTGCTGGTCACGCCGGAGCTGGGCGTGTTCGAGCTGCGCAACGCCCTGGACGAGGGCCGCCCCGGCGCGGAACTGACCACGCTGGTCACGCCGGAGGGCGTGCGGGATCAGGTGCGTTTCACGGACGGCGGCGAGCACCGGCCCGTGCACACGCTGCGGAACCTGCCGCGCGGGTGGCGGGCGGTGCTCAGCGAGGCGGACCTGCGCCGCGCCATGCATTACGTGTACCCGGCGGTGATCGAGGAGACGTACGCGCACGACTGCCACGCGCTGCGGCCCACGCCCTGGGCGACCACGGCGCGGCGGCAGACCGGCATCTACGCCAAGGTGCAGAAGGCGACGCCGGCGCAGGTGGAGCACGTGGCGCAGGACGTGTGCAGCGGGTGCCTGCGCACGCGCCTGTGGGCGGGGCACAAGCTCACGCAGTCGTTCCTGAACGGCGTGCCGGGCGGCATTCCCTGCGCGGAGGCCTGCACGTTCGTGGTGGCCGAGGTCCGCGAGGAAGTCAGCGGCAAGCGTGGGGGCGGGCACTCGCACAGCCACTGA
- a CDS encoding peptidylprolyl isomerase yields the protein MSDLYQADGFTPSPELSAERRTSFNAAPELGDGIEPGKAYRAVLETSKGRLVVELHADDAPVTVNSFAYLLRHHYYDGIKFHRVIDGFMAQAGDPTGTGAGGPGYDFEDEPNPHRHQGKGVLSMANRGPNTNGSQFFITFTSTPHLDGRHTVFGRVIEGLDVLDRLTRIEPGRAGTADVIETAYLVEK from the coding sequence ATGAGCGATCTCTATCAGGCAGACGGTTTCACGCCCAGCCCGGAACTCAGCGCCGAGCGCCGCACCAGCTTCAACGCCGCCCCGGAACTCGGGGACGGCATCGAGCCCGGCAAGGCCTACCGCGCCGTGCTGGAAACCAGCAAGGGCCGCCTGGTCGTCGAACTGCACGCCGACGACGCGCCCGTCACCGTGAACTCCTTCGCGTACCTGCTGCGCCACCACTACTACGACGGCATCAAATTCCACCGCGTCATCGACGGCTTCATGGCGCAGGCCGGTGACCCCACCGGCACCGGCGCGGGCGGCCCCGGCTACGACTTCGAGGATGAACCCAACCCGCACCGCCACCAGGGCAAGGGCGTCCTGAGCATGGCCAACCGCGGCCCGAACACCAACGGCAGCCAGTTCTTCATCACCTTCACCAGCACCCCCCACCTCGACGGTCGCCACACCGTGTTCGGCCGCGTCATCGAGGGCCTCGACGTCCTCGACCGCCTGACCCGCATCGAGCCCGGCCGCGCCGGCACGGCCGACGTGATCGAAACCGCGTACCTCGTCGAGAAATAA
- a CDS encoding sodium:proton antiporter, with amino-acid sequence MLSAFAILLCVTALLAFLNERFLHFPTTVGVTLAGALASIVLIALDALGLPGLRGWASGVLSTLNFTEFVLNGILSVLLFAGSLGLNARQLLRQRGSILTLAFLSTLISTFLIGFAAYGVFALVGLNVSLMWSLLFGALISPTDPVAVLDLLKRAKVPVKIETLIAGESLFNDGVGVVIFLALASAAGIGGHAGDVSAGSVLGLFAREALGGLLFGALLGGLGYVMLRSIREHAVEVLITLALVIGGYVAAAALGISGPLAMVVAGLLISAWKEDVFTDSTREHVEGFWETIDQVLNIVLFAFIGLDVLLTETTGAQLLASALLIGVALAARWISVAIPFSLVRAREGYGAYTVRLLTWGGLRGGIAISLALGLPDSPYRTHVVTATYAVVLFTIAVQGLTIMPIVRRAVEASPDEG; translated from the coding sequence ATGTTGAGTGCGTTTGCCATCCTGCTGTGCGTCACGGCCCTGCTGGCGTTCCTGAACGAGCGGTTCCTGCATTTTCCGACCACGGTGGGCGTGACGCTGGCGGGGGCGCTGGCGAGCATCGTGCTGATCGCGCTGGACGCGCTGGGCCTGCCGGGCCTGCGCGGCTGGGCGTCGGGCGTGCTGAGCACACTGAACTTCACGGAGTTCGTCCTGAACGGCATTCTGAGTGTGCTGCTGTTCGCGGGGTCGCTGGGCCTGAACGCGCGGCAGCTGCTGCGGCAGCGGGGCAGCATCCTGACGCTGGCGTTCCTGAGTACCCTGATCAGCACCTTCCTGATCGGGTTCGCGGCGTACGGGGTGTTCGCGCTGGTGGGCCTGAACGTGTCCCTGATGTGGTCGCTGCTGTTCGGCGCGCTGATCAGCCCGACCGACCCGGTGGCGGTGCTGGACCTGCTCAAGCGCGCGAAGGTGCCGGTGAAGATCGAGACGCTGATCGCCGGGGAGAGTCTGTTCAACGACGGGGTGGGCGTCGTGATCTTCCTGGCGCTGGCGAGTGCTGCCGGGATCGGCGGGCACGCCGGGGACGTCAGCGCCGGGAGCGTGCTGGGTCTGTTCGCGCGCGAGGCGCTGGGCGGCCTGCTGTTCGGGGCGCTGCTGGGCGGCCTGGGGTACGTGATGCTGCGCAGCATCCGGGAGCACGCCGTGGAGGTCCTGATCACGCTGGCCCTCGTGATCGGCGGGTACGTCGCGGCGGCCGCGCTGGGCATCAGCGGGCCGCTGGCGATGGTCGTGGCGGGCCTGCTGATCTCCGCCTGGAAGGAGGACGTGTTCACCGACAGCACGCGCGAGCACGTCGAGGGCTTCTGGGAGACGATCGATCAGGTGCTGAACATCGTGCTGTTCGCGTTCATCGGGCTGGACGTCCTGCTGACCGAGACGACGGGCGCGCAGCTGCTGGCGAGCGCCCTGCTGATCGGCGTGGCGCTCGCGGCCCGCTGGATCAGCGTGGCCATTCCGTTCTCGCTGGTGCGGGCGCGCGAGGGGTACGGGGCGTACACGGTGCGGCTGCTCACGTGGGGCGGGCTGCGCGGCGGGATTGCCATCAGCCTCGCGCTGGGCCTGCCGGACAGCCCGTACCGGACGCACGTGGTGACCGCCACGTACGCCGTCGTGCTGTTCACGATCGCCGTGCAGGGCCTGACGATCATGCCCATCGTGCGCCGCGCCGTGGAAGCCTCACCGGACGAGGGTTGA
- the rpoZ gene encoding DNA-directed RNA polymerase subunit omega yields MAEKDIDKLLSMTDSKYRLSVVTAKRALQLRSGAPSVLPVEQRVRHRNLVTQAMRELATGKLTVGTNLIDEPRFQQDYVRQRQAQLQAQLNAERERERD; encoded by the coding sequence ATGGCGGAAAAAGACATCGACAAGCTGCTGTCCATGACGGACAGCAAGTACCGACTGAGTGTGGTCACGGCCAAGCGTGCGTTGCAGCTGCGTTCCGGCGCGCCGAGCGTGCTGCCGGTCGAGCAGCGCGTGCGGCACCGGAACCTGGTGACGCAGGCGATGCGGGAACTGGCGACCGGGAAACTCACGGTCGGCACGAACCTGATCGACGAGCCGCGCTTCCAGCAGGATTACGTGCGGCAGCGTCAGGCGCAGCTTCAGGCGCAGCTGAACGCCGAACGCGAACGCGAACGCGACTGA